Genomic DNA from Bacteroides zhangwenhongii:
CCATCTAACTGGAACTGTACCAGACTCAAACAGGGTGCCTGGTTGCTCTCGGCACCGGTTTCGCCCAGGAAAAGCACGTAGTTCTTGCTGTTGCGCCTCTCCCGGTTAATTTTCGCTATCAACGGGGGCAGCTTCTCGAAATAGGTCGGGTAACTGTTCACCAGGATGGAGCCGCAATAGTCCCACCAGTTGATGCCGGCCTCCCGGTACTTCTCCACGTTGCGCTCACCCTGCATAAATAACTGCAACTCGCTGCGGAGCTTCTTACGGGCGATATTATGCCCCTCGAATATGTCGAGCAGGTCCGCCGGTGTCAGCGAGAGCTGCTCGTTCAGAAGGTACTGTATGTTTCCCTTCTTGTTGGTCTGTGTCTTTCCCGTGGCAAGAATCTTGTCCAGGATACGGTAATACTTGTTCATAGCCATTTCCTCCTTCTAAATTTGAAACACCCTAAAGATAAGGGGAAACGGCACTCCCTACGGCATAAAACAACCCGTTCACACTGCAAGCGTCTTGCAGTCGCTCTGGAACCGTTTCACCAAGGCATAAACCTTGCGTTCGCTCACCGAATACTTTTCGGACAATACGGCCACAGCATACGAGACTTTTTCACCTTGATCGAGTAGGCGGGTATAGTCCGCGTACAGGTCGATATACCGGGCATCTTCCAGACGGATGCCGGCCGCCTGAAGCCTTTTCAACAGCTCCCGGTTAAAGTTTAATATCTCAATCACTTTCATACAACAAAAAAATTATATCTTTGCATCGCCAATCATTTTTTAGACAACAAAAAAAACGTCAAACCGTGACAGAGGGTATTTGCCCCCGGTCGCGCGGTTTGGCGTTTCATGTTTATAAAAGTGATTGGCGTTACTTTTTAACAGGCCGGGGGCTTTTTTCTTATCCTCCCCCGAAGGATTTATTCCACCCGGTACTTCTCCGGATCAAAAGCGTCTTTCTTCCTCCAGCCGTCAGACAGCGTGTCCTGAACATGCTTCATGGCTTTCGTGTAGAAATCGGTCAGTTCCTCCAGTGTGACGAACTCCCGATATTGGGGAACCTCATCCGTACCGAACTTGAATGTCACGGGAAGCGTAGCACCACCAGTCTGTACGGCCAGATCATACGCTGCCTTATAATTGAACTGGTTTTCACTTGACAGCCATACCGGCATACCTTCATAGAGAAAACCGGAAAGTATCTCACGGTCAATTTGCTCATTATACCAGTCTGTAATGACGGACTTTATAGTATCCATGTGAGGTCTGCCGACAAAGCTTTCCTCCATATAGGAAGCGGATCCGTCTTCACGTTCCTGCACATCCCAGCGGATGCGCCATCTGTTGCGTGCCGGGCTCACGCACTCGATCAGTCTTATCCCGGATGTTCCTTCTACCCGTTTCATGTAAATATGTATTTAGTTCGACCTTTGCCGAAGGTTTCCGTCTTGATGGTGGTTTCGAACGGGAAGCCGTCCGGCATTTCCTTCACTTGCAAGAGGATGTTCTTCATCTCCTCGCTGTTGGTAAAGAACTTTTTCGGTTCGCCGTTCATCTCAATGGCCACGATACAGCGGTCCTCGCCCTGTTCGGTCTTGATGCCCGTCTCAAAGTCCTTCACAATAATCGGTAAGTTTACCAGTTCCCGGATGCTTACCACCACCCCGGGAAAACGTTTCTTGCCGTCCTCCGGCTTGTAGGAAACGTTCAAGTCTTTAAATGATCTCATGTCTTTGCCTGTTAATTTTTTAAACAACGTATGACAGTCGGCGTGCTTGGCCATCCCGTAGAACGACGCTATCAGCTCACGCCTCCTCCTTCTCGATTTTACCTCGTGCATTTTTCGGGCGAACTTCTGCTTGATGCGCTTGCGAATGCGGACATGGTCCGCACCGAAAGTCACATACCCCAGAAAGTCGATGCCCTCGCCCGGCGGGAACACGCGCTCGTTCCCCTTCACCAGGAGACCGGCACACTCCATGCGCCCGTGGACGGCATCACGAATCTTCCACAGTTCCGCTTTCGTTTTACCCAGTACGACGCCGTCATCACAATAGCGGTAGAAATGACGCACGGCATACCTGTCCTTCAGATAATGGTCCAGATACACAGACAAAAGCAAATTGCCCAGCCCCTGCGAGCTGCGCAGGCCGATACTCAGACCTTCAGGCATCAGGCGGACAAAGCTCTCCAGCATGGTCACGAGCTTTGCGTCCTTGAACACCCGGCTGACGCAATACATCACAAAATCCTGCTTCACGCTCTCGTAGAATTTGGTGATGTCAAACTTGTAACAGTAACGCGTACCATCAGGGTCCTCGGCCATGTCACGGCGGACATACGCCAGGAGGTCGTGCATACCCCGTCTCTTGATACTGGCGGAGGTGGTACGGATGAAACGTTTCCGCAGATGGCGGTCCACCACCGCCATGATGGCATGCACGGCGATGCGGTCCTTCATCGGGATCACCTGGATGCGGCGCAGCTTGCCGCCCTCGATGATCTCGCGTTCACGGTAGTCCTTCACGCGGAAAGTACCGGATGCGATCTGCGCGGCCAGCTCCTCCAACACCTCGGGCTTATGCGCGAGCAGATAGCCCCCCTGGCGGCTGCGTTTACGCTTGCTGCCGCGAAGGACCTGCCGGAAGGAAGCCTCCATGTTGGAAGGCTCCACGATCTCCTCGATGATATACCCAACCCTGCGCATAAATTACTGTTTATTGCTTTTAATACGGGGCCTTCAATCCCCCGGGCCCGGCTTCTTCGAACCGTTTCCGGCCTACCAAACCCTACCCGACACTTTATTTTTCAGTTTTCCGGCCCTTGCGGACCGCTGTTACTGCGGCTTGCCCCCCTCGGCACCACGGTGGGGACAAGTCCCCGGTGTTGTACGCCGATTAAAATTTCCTTTCGATTGTTGTTCAGACGAGAACCGATGTTCGTGTTCGTATTCGAGGAATCGTTGTTCGCATTCGACATCGAAACACCGCCATTCGGGTTCGCGTTGTTGTTGCCACGATAGACCACACGGCCTATGGGGAGGCGCCACCTTTCAAATGCAAAAGTACTATTTTCAAATTATTATTTAACAAACAGATACAAAACCTGACGTCAAAAAATATTTTTCGACGGGCTGACGCCCGTAATGAACGGCGTTCCCCTGCTCGGGGAACACCGGACGTTTTGTCGCTTCGCTCCCGCTTTGACGCTTTACGCGGCCGATCATGCAACCTCGCTTATCGCTTTAAACGCCACGGCGCTCGACGCCTTAACGAGCCGGCCGCGGAAGGCCAGACGAGAACCGATGCGTGTCGTATCGAGGAATCGCTCGCATCGACATCGAAACACCGCCACTCGGGTCGCGTGTGCTGCCACGATAGACCACACGGCCGGAGGCAGTGGATATGTAGTAGATGTCGCAGTAATTTGTCGAGGAGGAACCCGAAACGGAACCCACCGGAATCACGTCCATATATTTGCCATGCGCCACGGCGGTAATCCAGATACCGGAGCTCACGGAACCCTTAACCAGGCGGGTACTGCCGTCAGGCATCCAGATGCGCCACTTCCCGGAATTGCCCGTGTCATTAGGGAGGTCCACGCCGTCCATCATGTCATATTTATGACCATAGATGTCCTCGTAGCCAAGGCAGCAAATATTATTCACCTGCGTAACCGTGGCCCCGCCGTAGTCATCCTTCTCACGGTACCACGCATACTGGTGGACGGAGTTTTCTATCAGGCTGTTCGTCACATTAGGGTTGATTGAGGAGGCTTCCTCGTAGCCGATCGTGTCCGTCATCCCGCGGCTGGCAGTACCACCCGTAGTACGGTTGTTCGTGTGAGAGCCCGCGCCGCATTGTTCCTGGCTGTCACGACGACCGTACTTCGCGTAGAAAAGATTCGCGATGCGCGAGTGCATAAGGGCATCAATCTGCTGCATACCGCGCTGGACACTGTAATAGTGAAAATCAGCCCAGGTCATGCTCGCCGTAGTGCTCCCGCCGGTAATGCAGGCGCGAAGTTTGGAACCGACAACACTGCTGCCCACAACGGCACACAAGTGCTCGTCATTAGGCACCCATTCGGGTTCCATATCCTCGATCCTGTCACTGTTAGAAAGGACAACCTTATCGAACTCTGCCGTGTTCAGAATGGAGAAGTGAAGAGCAGTGGCACCCTCCGGAACATCGGCAATCAGGTACATACCGGCCTCGAACTTGTTGCTCAAGGTAGGGACGACGATTGAACTGATGACCGTGCCGGAATCGTCTGTGAAAATGCTTCCGACAAGGCTTGTACCGGGAACGCTCGGGAAACGCACACGCTTGTAACCGTCCACGTTCACCTTGCATACCGAATACGTACTGTCAGTACTGTAGCTGTTCGAAAGCGTATCCTTTCCGCTCATGATCTTACGACCGGAAAGATAACCGCCACTCGTGCCCTTAATGTCGTCAAGCGTAAGGACGTCAGCATCCGGAACGGAAGGCATGTTATCCGAACCGTTACTGCTGTAACAGGAGTAATGCTTGCCGTTCAGGTAATCATTGATACCCTTGCTCCAGAAGAAGGGCTCGTACATCATCCAGTCACCTTCAGTGCCGTCCAGTCTGGCAGCCGTGCCGTCGGCGTACTTGTTGCTGTCCGTGTCGTCCAGCGGGTAGTAGGTCATCTCACCGTCCAGGTTGTTCACCGTGGTATCAACGTTCGCCATGTTCACACCCCGCGTCGTCGCTTTTTTAGTCACTTTAGCAAGTACACGGTGACGCTGCTTCAGGATGGCGGAAATATGACCGCTCACCTCATACGCGTTGTCATACTTGTAGCCGGTACCGTTGTCAAGGTTGCTCACGTTCGCGTCATCCGATACCTCGTCGTCGAACTCGATCATCGTGTATTCCGGCTGCCGGATATTCAGTTCCGGGAAGTGCGCCTTCAGAGCGCTGTACGTATCGTCATCAATGTAGCGCGTGAGCTGTACCGTACCCACCAAAGCGCACGTGTCCGTAGTATTGCCATCGGAATCCACACCGCCCATCCCGACAAACTTATTCAGCCACGTACCGTCATCCTCGCGGTCAATACCGGTTACTCTGATACGTTCCACACCCGTGCAACGGCCCAGCAGGGTTTCCCAGTCAATACCTGGACAACTGTCAAAGATGAAGGTCTTCACCTTGCTGTAGCTTTCCAATGTCAGCCCGCCGGTGGTCAGTCTGCCCAGATATTCCAGACGGAGGCTGGTCAGTGTACCGGGAAGGTGGAGCAGCGTCACGGGAGAACCCTTGGCTAGCACCACGCTCTGCACCTGCGTACCGCGGGTCTCAAGTTCTTCCAGCTTGGTCTGCGCACTCAAATCCAGCTCGGTACTGGTACTTCCCCCGGTTTTCGCCTGTGCCTGGTTACGAAGGTTGAGTTTACGTAGCTGCTTGCAGTTGCCGATGTTCAACCACCAGCCGGTACTGCCGTTGCCGGAACTTTGAAGGTTCAGTTCGCGCAGCACGGTACATTTGCCCAGGTCGAAAGCGTTTTTCAGGTGGTCGGCGGCCCCGCTCATATCCAGCACCTTCATACGGCTCGCGCCATAAACCCTCAAGGGATCGTTCACCGTATAGGCACCGGTGATGGAAAGGCTCGCAGCCGCATCTTTCTTGATGATGCCGGTATTCCCTATATTCGGACTGTTGTTCGTACCGTAGCCGAAAGCATAAACCTCGTTGGCCGTAATCTTCAGCACGTCGGGGGTGTCAGCAGCCGTACGTGCCAGATAGAGGTCGATGTTGTCACTGGTGAAATTGCTCGTGCCGTACTTGGCATCCAGAAGGGCGAAACGATTACGCACGAAATATTCACGGTGCGCACGGTTACTGCCCTGAAGGGCGTAGATGAACGGCCACACCTTGCCGTACATCTCCTGCGTGGCGGGCAGGATGTACTTCAGCTCGCTGCTCTTGTTATAGGCACGGTCGCACCAGTTGCCCGCCTGCTCCACGTTCAGCATGTCCAGGACACGGCTGGTGGTAAGTACACCGCGAAGAGCCTGCGCCTGTGTCTTCAGGTCAGCGTCCAGGTTGGCCAGAACGAGGTTCCAAAGCCAGCTGTCACGGCCTTCAAAGGCATATTTCCCGGCCTCGGCATCATAAGTGTCGCGGTCGGTGGTGTAGTCATACACCAGGAAACAGTCGTTGCGTTTTCCCATCTGGGTATCACCGTCGTAGTAGGTGATGTACCATATCAGGCCGTCCCACGTGCGCAGCATCATGTTCTTCGCACGCTGGTCAACGGCAAGGAAATAGTCCGTCCAGAGGTAATACGTCAGCAGGAAAGCCTTGTCGAAATAGTCACTTATCTCGTCCCTGAACTTCTCGCTCTTAAAAGTGGAGAGGTCGGCGCTCGTCGCACCGTCCGGAACACACGAGCGTATCCATGCGTACAACCGTTTCACGGCCGTACGCTGCGACTCGTCAAGGCCCGCCCATTTCACATCATCCGGAACGTTGGTCTCGGCACCGGCATCAAACACCTCCTCCAGATGAGCGTCACTTGTGGTCTTGAAAAGGCACATGGCCTCGGTATTGTTCAGCATTTCCAGAGTGAGGGGACAGGCAGGATCGTAACCCTCCACGCCACTAAGGCCGAACAGGTCGCCGCTCTTGCTTTTCTCGTTGTTGAAGTTGTACTGCCCCACATAGTCGTTCTCGCCGTCCTCCGCAGCCGCCACAAACATGTCGATAGGCACACCGTCGATAGCGGTACGCACGGTGACCGCGTTCAAATCGCTGCCGCCCGTCTCGTACTGGTAACGCTGCGGAGGGGTGAGAAGCCCCATCTCCTTCAGCACGTCGTTGAACAGTTTGGCACCGCCTGTGTTCAGCGACATGGACGAGTCGGAATAATCACTCTTCAGACAGATCAGGTTCATGGCGATGCCACCGGGACGGACGGGATATTTCTTTTCCGCCTGCTCCTTGCCGCCAACGGTGAAGCTAAGGTTCGTGCCGCCCTTGCTGATATAGATACGGATGTTCTTGCTCGGATATTTCGTGGAACTGGTACCCTGAATACGGATATAACAGTCACGAAGCACGAAGTCGTATTCGGATCCGAAAGGGGAGTAATAGAAGATATCAGCCGAAAAGTCCGTCTTCTTGTTGTTCTCGGCATACACGTCATCGAGCTTGTTCTGGCGCACGATACGCAGCACCCCCTTACCCTTGGCACGCAGCTTGTCCATATCCACAGTGTCGGTATCACCCAGGATATCGTTCTCTTCGTACAGCGCGATCATCTCCTCACCGTCCACACTGTCCACCATCCGGTTCTCCAGTTCCTCGTCGTCACTCAACCGGCGGGTATAGATACGCACGCTCTTTACCTCCACGTCCGCCCCGGCGCTGTCAATGGTGATATATTTCGGATTGTCCTGGCGGAAGCTGAAGGCGTTGTCGTAGATGTCGGCACCGGTACGGTTGCCGTCCACATAAAGCTCCATCAGACGGCTCTCATTGCGGGTACCCACCATGAGGGCCACCTTGATCCACCGGTCTTCCACATAATTCGTGCCCAGCTTGATCTCACGCTCCACCAGCTCGTCGTCCTCGTTGGTATAGGA
This window encodes:
- a CDS encoding thymidylate synthase, with translation MAMNKYYRILDKILATGKTQTNKKGNIQYLLNEQLSLTPADLLDIFEGHNIARKKLRSELQLFMQGERNVEKYREAGINWWDYCGSILVNSYPTYFEKLPPLIAKINRERRNSKNYVLFLGETGAESNQAPCLSLVQFQLDGGELVLSAYQRSSDANLGLPSDIYHLYLMARQIELPLKSITLYLGNVHIYENNIPGTRALIAGDETVRFGLNV
- a CDS encoding DUF4376 domain-containing protein, yielding MKRVEGTSGIRLIECVSPARNRWRIRWDVQEREDGSASYMEESFVGRPHMDTIKSVITDWYNEQIDREILSGFLYEGMPVWLSSENQFNYKAAYDLAVQTGGATLPVTFKFGTDEVPQYREFVTLEELTDFYTKAMKHVQDTLSDGWRKKDAFDPEKYRVE
- a CDS encoding reverse transcriptase domain-containing protein, coding for MRRVGYIIEEIVEPSNMEASFRQVLRGSKRKRSRQGGYLLAHKPEVLEELAAQIASGTFRVKDYREREIIEGGKLRRIQVIPMKDRIAVHAIMAVVDRHLRKRFIRTTSASIKRRGMHDLLAYVRRDMAEDPDGTRYCYKFDITKFYESVKQDFVMYCVSRVFKDAKLVTMLESFVRLMPEGLSIGLRSSQGLGNLLLSVYLDHYLKDRYAVRHFYRYCDDGVVLGKTKAELWKIRDAVHGRMECAGLLVKGNERVFPPGEGIDFLGYVTFGADHVRIRKRIKQKFARKMHEVKSRRRRRELIASFYGMAKHADCHTLFKKLTGKDMRSFKDLNVSYKPEDGKKRFPGVVVSIRELVNLPIIVKDFETGIKTEQGEDRCIVAIEMNGEPKKFFTNSEEMKNILLQVKEMPDGFPFETTIKTETFGKGRTKYIFT